A region of Salvia splendens isolate huo1 chromosome 17, SspV2, whole genome shotgun sequence DNA encodes the following proteins:
- the LOC121774394 gene encoding protein FAR1-RELATED SEQUENCE 5-like translates to MSSNRKLDDVHHKFILDCSKANIGPTLTFKVLKEILGGFDLVGCTVGDIRNALRDIKAYAQGFDLQMVLDDMDKKKEMSEAFTYHYEINDSDQLVALFWCDGLMKQNYHMFGDIVSFHSTYCMIFTPFTGKDNHGRPVKFAAGLVRGEKTGAFAWLFRHFVDCMGVAPRMIVTDQDLGMRSAIEEVLVRTRHRWCMWHIMHKLAVKVPNRLLRDDESKKEFNACVWSDLVEPDKFEEEWNRLVEHHQLEDIDWFNTLYAYKQYWIPAYFRDFPMGSMIRTTSISESENSFYKNFLKPRANIAEFYLNFNHGIEFQRNSRTVLDYHEATAIPILATTLPFEKHASTLYTDSLFKKIQEKLWRTDDTYSCECKLFGRHGYLCSHIFFLFRNNEVKKIPNKYCDSRWMKTPLAKAVHGEFQDPLLTHSSVDNRQTVSKQAISMFYGFLRRFETDIEVLRAFVGGVEELGNSLQTGTPSTSAAEKRRMVEEFYGMVRPESVEVHPPDVV, encoded by the exons ATGTCAAGTAATCGCAAGTTGGATGATGTACATCATAAATTCATCCTCGACTGTTCCAAGGCTAATATAGGACCCACGCTTACATTTAAGGTATTGAAGGAAATTCTTGGTGGGTTTGACCTAGTTGGTTGCACTGTTGGGGATATCAGGAATGCCTTACGGGACATCAAAGCATATGCACAAGGATTTGATCTACAAATGGTGTtggatgatatggataagaagaAAGAGATGTCCGAGGCGTTCACCTATCACTACGAAATTAACGATTCCGACCAGTTGGTTGCTCTGTTTTGGTGCGACGGTTTGATGAAGCAGAATTACCACATGTTTGGTGATATTGTGTCCTTCCACTCAAC GTACTGTATGATCTTCACTCCTTTCACCGGAAAGGATAATCATGGTAGGCCTGTGAAATTTGCCGCCGGGTTGGTGCGCGGCGAGAAAACAGGGGCATTTGCTTGGTTGTTCAGACATTTCGTTGATTGTATGGGTGTAGCACCCAGGATGATTGTGACCGATCAAGATTTAGGCATGAGATCAGCTATTGAAGAGGTTCTAGTCCGCACACGTCACCGTTGGTGTATGTGGCATATAATGCATAAGTTGGCTGTCAAGGTACCAAACAGATTGTTGCGAGACGACGAGTCCAAAAAGGAATTCAATGCTTGTGTGTGGTCGGACCTTGTAGAGCCGGACAAATTCGAGGAGGAGTGGAATAGATTGGTCGAACATCATCAGTTAGAGGACATCGATTGGTTCAACACATTGTATGCGTATAAGCAATACTGGATACCGGCGTACTTCAGGGATTTTCCTATGGGATCGATGATTAGGACTACGTCCATATCTGAATCAGAGAACAGTTTTTACAAAAATTTTCTGAAGCCCCGAGCTAACATAGCTGAATTCTACTTGAATTTCAACCACGGCATAGAATTCCAGCGGAACAGTAGAACAGTGTTGGACTACCACGAAGCCACTGCCATACCCATACTTGCAACAACTCTGCCGTTCGAGAAACATGCTTCCACGCTGTATACCGACAGTTTGTTCAAGAAAATACAAGAAAAATTGTGGAGG ACTGATGATACTTACTCGTGCGAATGCAAACTATTTGGGCGGCATGGTTATTTGTGCAGCCATATATTTTTCTTGTTTCGGAACAATGAGGTGAAAAAAATCCCGAACAAATACTGTGACAGCCGATGGATGAAGACTCCCTTAGCCAAGGCTGTACATGGGGAGTTTCAGGATCCCCTGCTTACCCATTCCTCCGTTGACAATAGGCAAACTGTGTCTAAGCAGGCGATTTCGATGTTTTATGGGTTTCTTAGACGATTTGAGACCGACATCGAGGTGTTACGTGCATTCGTAGGTGGCGTCGAAGAACTTGGTAACTCTCTGCAAACTGGTACTCCGTCAACCTCAGCCGCTGAGAAGAGGCGTATGGTAGAGGAGTTTTATGGAATGGTAAGGCCTGAATCTGTTGAGGTTCATCCTCCGGATGTCGTGTAG